The sequence ACCTTGATAAGTAATTAAACCATCACGATTAACACGCATACGCTCTGCTAAATCTCGTGCTAAACTGACCGCTTGTACGTTGTTATTCGCCTCTAAAGACGCATTAATCGCTCTTAATTGTAAGGCTGCAAAACCTAATACCGCTACACCTAACAGTACCAATGCAACCAAGACTTCTAATAAACCGACACCTTGTTGGGATTTCATATTTTATTCTCTCTTATCTTGATGGGCACTCTGTTGCATTGCGTAACAACTGGACAGCACCATGTTGATAAAGCATAATCACCGCTTTGGCTTCTGCATTACTTCTATGACCTAACAATAAACAACTTTCTGTTGCATTACCCGCTAAATTTGGCAAACGTCCCATGTAGTTAAATTGAATACTACTTGCAGGTGCAGTATCCCATTGTACATTAGCATTTGAAATCTGCCATGTACGTACAATATCACTTGTTTGACGATGGCTCGGTGCTGCACCAATATACACATTAACACGTTTCATAATCGCCTCAGCACGAGCTTCATTCATTGTAGCAACAAAACTTTTTGCTTCTTGTTGTACTTCAAATTTACGTTTCATATCAATCATCGATGGTGCTGCAATCATCGCTAAAACAGCAATAATCGCAATCACAATCATCATTTCGATGAGTGTAAAACCTTTTTGTTGTTTATAAGTCATCATAACTTGAAAACTCTACCCATTTTTACCTATTTTATATGATAATATAAATCCGTTCCATTCTGTAGCATTATGTGATAAAACTTACATTTTTATAGATAAACGGTTAATCCTTTAACCAATCATGAATAAATCATAGATATGAACTATTTTATTTTACTTCTGTTACTTTTATGCGTAATTCTTTAGGCAAACTAAACGTGATATTTTCTTCTTGCCCTTGTAACTCTATTGGCACTGAAGCACCCCAATCTTGTAAACGTTGTAATACTTGTTTAATCAAAATTTCAGGTGCAGATGCCCCAGCAGTTACACCAATTTTTGTTTCAGCGTTAAACCAATTTTGTTTTAACTCATCAGCATTATCAATGAGATAAGCCTTTTTCCCCATACGCTCAGCCAACTCACGTAAACGATTAGAATTTGATGAATTTGGCGACCCCACAACTAACACGACATCACAACGCTCTGCCAGTTCACGCACTGCATCTTGGCGATTTTGTGTAGCATAGCAGATGTCATCTTTGCGAGGCCCTTGGATATTAGGAAATTTTTTGCGTAATGCATCAATCACTTTTGCAGTATCGTCAATTGATAAAGTCGTTTGCGTTACAAAAGCCAGATTATTTTCATTAACAACCTGCAATCGCTCAACATCTTGTTCATCTTCAACCAAATAAATTTTACCACCTTGAGATGTATCGTATTGTCCCATCGTACCTTCAACTTCAGGATGTCCATGATGACCAATTAGAATTGCTTCTTTACCCTCACGTGCATATTTAGTAACCTCAATATGTACTTTGGTTACTAAAGGGCAAGTGGCATCAAATACCTTTAAACCACGGCGTTCAGCTTCATTTTGTACCGCTTTAGATACACCGTGAGCCGAAAAAATCACGATTGAATCATCAGGTACTTGGTCTAATTCTTCTACAAAAATCGCACCACGTTGGCGTAAATCATCGACTACAAATTTGTTATGTACCACTTCATGACGCACATAAATCGGTGGAGAAAAACTTTCTAAAGCACGATTCACAATCGCAATCGCTCTATCCACACCCGCACAAAAGCCACGTGGATTTGCTAATAAAATTTGCATATAATTCTCAACATATCAAATGAACTATTATTTTAAAAGAATTTTGCAAGATATGGGAAATTATTTGTAAATAAAATGACATTTTCACTCACTTGCTTTAAAATAAACCATCATTTCTAAACACCGAGAAAAATTATGGCTGGATTATTATTTGTAGTTTCTGCTGCTTCAGGTACAGGCAAAACATCGTTAGTCAAAGCATTATTAGACCGTATCAGTAATTTACATGTATCTGTTTCACATACCACACGTCCGCAACGTGTTGGCGAAGTTGATGGTGTGCATTATCATTTTATTGCCAAAGACGATTTTGTCCAACAAATTAATGAAGGGCGTTTTATTGAGTACGCTGAAGTTTTTGGCAATTACTATGGAACATCACACGCTAAAGTCCAAGAACAGCTCAATAAAGGTCATGATGTATTATTAGAAATCGACTGGCAAGGTGCAGAGCAAGTTCGCCGTTTATTTCCACAATCCATTCAGATTTTTATTTTACCACCAAGTCAATTTGAATTACGTCAGCGTTTATCAAACCGCAAAACCGATTCTTTAGAAGTGATTGAACACCGTTTAAGCTGTGCAGTTGCCGATATGCAACACTATACCAGTTTTGACTATGTGGTCATTAATGATGCTTTTGATAAAGCTGTTTCTGAATTATATTCTATTATTACTTGCCATCGTTTAACAATTAATCAACAAAGTGCTAAACATGAAACATTGATTAATAGCTTACTCACTGGCACAGTGTAAATAAATTATTTTTTATCATTTTATATAAAAGGCTTGTATCTCGAATTAAAGCCTTTTATACTATAGGTTTATTGAGATTTATCATATTAGGTATATCATTATGGCTCGTGTAACTGTTGAAGATTGTTTAGATCACGTTGATAATCGTTTTGAATTAATTTTATTAGCTAGCAAACGTGCTCGTCAGTTGGCACGTCATAATATTGACCCAACAGTAGAGTGGGACGATGATAAGCCAACTGTAGTAGCTTTGCGTGAAATAGCAGTCGGTCATATTAGTAAAGAATATCTACAGCAACGTGAAAAAGAATATCAAGATTATCAAAGTAAGAGCCTTGATAAAGTTTTGCTTGAAAATAGCCTTGATAGCATTATTGGTAGTGAATTTTAATCGCTCTATCATAAATATCAAAAACCTAATTGTTAAATGCAATTAGGTTTTTTATTATCTTATTCCCAATAAAAAATCTCTTAGCATTTTAGCACTAAGAGATTTTATTTTTAGCTTTTAATAATGATTAATCATCATCAATCGCTTATTGTTGTTGCATTGGTGGTGGCAACTGCTGTTGCACTGGTAACACTGCAGGTACTTGCTGAATTTCAAGATGTTCTGTCTTAGTATCATTCAATAATACACCTGAACCATCAACTGTTACTTCTACACGACGGTTTGGATGTAAACACTTAATATATTCTTCACGATTACCATGATTTTCACAGTGTTTCACAGGCTCACGCTCACCCGCACCATAAGAACGTAAAATACCTGTTGGTACACCACGTTGAATTAAGTAACGGCTTACTGTATCTGCACGGTTACGAGATAATACCATGTTGTATTCATCTGTACCTAATAAGTCAGTATGACCTACAACCAATACACCATTTAACTGGTCAAATGATTTTAACTTCTCAGCTAATTCATCTAACTCTGCACGACCTTTAGGGTTCATATCTTCGACACGATATTTATCAAATTTAAATAACGCATCAGCACTTAAAGTATAACGCTGTAAACCATATGCTTTCGCAGGGGTTACTGGCGTTGCAGGCACAACAACTGGTGTTGGATTTTCTGGAACTTTCATCAATACTGCTGGACAAGCTGCATCGATTGGATCAATTGGGTTCCAATAGAAACTGCGTGCAAATTTTTTATCATCAAATAAGATTTTGAATTGACAAGTTGTTACACCATCAGTTCCTACACCCGGTGTATGGAAATGAAATAAATAGTTCCATTCACGTGGACGCCATACTTCATCATAATGTGGACGACCAATTAATTGATAAAGTTGGTCTTTGGTTACACCTGATTTAATTTGACGTAACGCTTCTGGCGTTGGGAATGTACCACGACTATTATCAAATGTTACAGAATCCCATTTTGGCCATACAGGTTTATCTGTTGTACCTTGTTGTGAAACAGAAGATGGCGTTGTACAAGCACTTACTGCTGCTGCCAAGCTCGCAACTGCTGCAAGTTTTAACATTGCTGTTTTAAATTTCATTTTAAATTCCTAAATTGAAGTTGAATTCACAAGTTACTTCCCTAGTGAGAAGTAACTTGCTTTGTTCAATTCAGTTGCTGATTACCACTGATAACCGATTGCAACAGAACCACCTACATTACCTTGTGAACTACCGCTACCTGTACCTTTGAAGATCCAGTTACCGCCATCACTAATGCTAGAGAAGCTCACTGCATAACCAGTTTCACCCTTATAGTGACCTGCACCTACTGCTACTAAGCTCTTACCTGGTAAGTATGCTTGTGGTAAACCTGCAGTTGCAATCGCTTGTGCGACACCACCATAAGCATTATCTGCTACATCACCTAAACGTTTGTTCAAGTTATTGATATCGCCTGCGATATTACTTACAGCACCAGCAACCGCATATAATTGGCTACCGTTAATCGCATCAGTAGAAGTTGCTGAGACTTCACCCGCAGCTACGTTTTGGATACGGCGTTCAGCACCAGAAGCACCTACAGATACTGCACCTGTTGAAGTCGCACCAGCAAAGCCACCATAAGTTACACCACGCACTGTTGCTGTTTCAACTTTACCTGTTGTACCCGCAGTTGTTGTATTACCATTTGTACCATCAGTTTTCTTAGCAACAGTACCAACAGCATTACCTGCCGTAATAGAAGCGTTATTACCTAAAGCAACAGAGTTATCAGCAGTAACCTTAACA comes from Moraxella sp. ZY210820 and encodes:
- a CDS encoding Tfp pilus assembly protein FimT/FimU — its product is MMTYKQQKGFTLIEMMIVIAIIAVLAMIAAPSMIDMKRKFEVQQEAKSFVATMNEARAEAIMKRVNVYIGAAPSHRQTSDIVRTWQISNANVQWDTAPASSIQFNYMGRLPNLAGNATESCLLLGHRSNAEAKAVIMLYQHGAVQLLRNATECPSR
- the ispH gene encoding 4-hydroxy-3-methylbut-2-enyl diphosphate reductase yields the protein MQILLANPRGFCAGVDRAIAIVNRALESFSPPIYVRHEVVHNKFVVDDLRQRGAIFVEELDQVPDDSIVIFSAHGVSKAVQNEAERRGLKVFDATCPLVTKVHIEVTKYAREGKEAILIGHHGHPEVEGTMGQYDTSQGGKIYLVEDEQDVERLQVVNENNLAFVTQTTLSIDDTAKVIDALRKKFPNIQGPRKDDICYATQNRQDAVRELAERCDVVLVVGSPNSSNSNRLRELAERMGKKAYLIDNADELKQNWFNAETKIGVTAGASAPEILIKQVLQRLQDWGASVPIELQGQEENITFSLPKELRIKVTEVK
- the gmk gene encoding guanylate kinase, yielding MAGLLFVVSAASGTGKTSLVKALLDRISNLHVSVSHTTRPQRVGEVDGVHYHFIAKDDFVQQINEGRFIEYAEVFGNYYGTSHAKVQEQLNKGHDVLLEIDWQGAEQVRRLFPQSIQIFILPPSQFELRQRLSNRKTDSLEVIEHRLSCAVADMQHYTSFDYVVINDAFDKAVSELYSIITCHRLTINQQSAKHETLINSLLTGTV
- the rpoZ gene encoding DNA-directed RNA polymerase subunit omega, whose product is MARVTVEDCLDHVDNRFELILLASKRARQLARHNIDPTVEWDDDKPTVVALREIAVGHISKEYLQQREKEYQDYQSKSLDKVLLENSLDSIIGSEF
- a CDS encoding OmpA family protein; translation: MKFKTAMLKLAAVASLAAAVSACTTPSSVSQQGTTDKPVWPKWDSVTFDNSRGTFPTPEALRQIKSGVTKDQLYQLIGRPHYDEVWRPREWNYLFHFHTPGVGTDGVTTCQFKILFDDKKFARSFYWNPIDPIDAACPAVLMKVPENPTPVVVPATPVTPAKAYGLQRYTLSADALFKFDKYRVEDMNPKGRAELDELAEKLKSFDQLNGVLVVGHTDLLGTDEYNMVLSRNRADTVSRYLIQRGVPTGILRSYGAGEREPVKHCENHGNREEYIKCLHPNRRVEVTVDGSGVLLNDTKTEHLEIQQVPAVLPVQQQLPPPMQQQ